A section of the Brevundimonas sp. AJA228-03 genome encodes:
- a CDS encoding molybdopterin-binding protein: MSGTPINRRSWLGRALATAGVMALAGCQRASDAGASLLVSAEALTRRAQRLLIPREALAPEYDVSEISPDFKPNGSISPAAADYVALRDAGFADYRLEVGGLVERPLSLSLAELRARPSRTQITKHDCVEGWTAIGQWTGVRLETLLDEAGLKPEARYIVFHCFDALTQTEDGPRYYESIDLVDARHPQTLLAYDMNGEVLGVPHGAPLRLRVERQLGYKQAKYIRRIEAVERFDDIEGGKGGYWPDRGYAWYAGI, encoded by the coding sequence ATGAGCGGGACCCCGATTAACCGCCGGTCCTGGCTGGGTCGGGCGCTGGCGACGGCGGGCGTGATGGCGCTGGCCGGCTGTCAGAGAGCCAGCGACGCCGGGGCGAGCCTGCTGGTCAGCGCCGAGGCCCTGACCCGTCGTGCGCAGCGTCTGCTGATCCCGCGCGAGGCCCTGGCCCCGGAGTACGACGTCTCGGAGATCAGCCCGGATTTCAAGCCCAACGGCTCCATCTCGCCAGCGGCGGCGGACTATGTGGCGCTGCGGGACGCGGGCTTCGCCGACTACCGGCTGGAGGTGGGCGGTCTGGTCGAGCGGCCGTTGAGCCTGTCGCTGGCCGAGCTGCGGGCGCGCCCGTCGCGGACCCAGATCACCAAGCACGACTGCGTCGAGGGCTGGACGGCGATCGGGCAATGGACCGGGGTCCGGCTGGAGACCCTGCTGGACGAGGCGGGCCTGAAGCCCGAAGCCCGGTACATCGTCTTCCACTGCTTCGACGCCCTGACCCAGACCGAGGACGGGCCGCGCTACTATGAGAGCATCGACCTGGTCGACGCCCGCCATCCCCAGACCCTGCTGGCCTACGACATGAACGGGGAGGTCCTGGGCGTTCCCCACGGCGCGCCCCTGCGGCTCCGGGTCGAGCGCCAGCTGGGCTACAAACAGGCCAAATACATCCGCCGGATCGAGGCCGTCGAGCGCTTCGACGACATCGAGGGCGGCAAGGGCGGCTACTGGCCCGACCGCGGCTACGCCTGGTACGCGGGGATCTGA
- a CDS encoding cytochrome b/b6 domain-containing protein yields the protein MSDGTLEAFPVEDGPPDHADRPLPGGRTDTYRHPPLVRINHWLNVTAVVVLLMSGANILLAHPHLYWGVRSTFADPWLSIPTIPDWLLIPQGRNLAEARTWHFFFAWVFVINGLIYLAYGFASKRFGRRLWPTTDELKGTWASVKEHARFHFPKDEEARTYNVIQKLTYVTIILVILPMMLITGLSMSPGFNAVGGFLLDIMGGRQSARTLHFLSAGLIVGFIVVHVFLVFWTGFLNNMRAMITGWFVLEPSDTTKGDAA from the coding sequence ATGAGCGACGGAACGCTGGAAGCCTTTCCGGTCGAAGACGGCCCGCCGGATCATGCGGATCGCCCCCTGCCGGGCGGGCGCACCGACACCTATCGCCATCCACCGCTGGTGCGGATCAATCACTGGCTGAACGTGACGGCGGTCGTCGTCCTGCTGATGAGCGGGGCCAATATCCTGCTGGCCCATCCGCATCTGTACTGGGGCGTGCGTTCGACCTTCGCCGATCCCTGGCTGAGCATTCCGACCATTCCCGACTGGCTGCTGATTCCGCAGGGGCGGAACCTGGCCGAAGCGAGAACCTGGCATTTCTTCTTCGCCTGGGTCTTCGTGATCAACGGCCTGATCTACCTGGCCTATGGCTTCGCCTCGAAACGGTTTGGGCGGCGGCTGTGGCCGACCACGGACGAGCTGAAGGGCACCTGGGCCTCGGTCAAGGAGCACGCCCGCTTCCACTTTCCAAAGGATGAGGAGGCCCGGACCTACAACGTCATCCAGAAGCTGACCTATGTGACGATCATCCTGGTAATCCTGCCGATGATGCTTATCACGGGGCTGTCGATGTCGCCGGGGTTCAATGCGGTGGGCGGCTTCCTGCTGGACATCATGGGCGGGCGTCAGTCGGCGCGGACGCTGCATTTCCTCTCGGCCGGGCTGATCGTGGGCTTCATCGTCGTCCACGTCTTCCTCGTCTTCTGGACCGGCTTCCTGAACAACATGCGGGCGATGATCACGGGCTGGTTCGTGCTGGAGCCCTCCGACACCACAAAGGGGGATGCGGCATGA
- a CDS encoding ribonucleotide-diphosphate reductase subunit beta: MNAHVSIKPALPGLLTPSAAYKPFRYPWAFDMWKKQQQVHWMPEEVPLGEDCKDWAANLNDRERNLLTQIFRFFTQSDIEVADNYMEKYGRVFKPTEVKMMLSSFANMETIHIAAYALLLETIGMPESEFGAFMEYEAMRDKHNYMGQFGVETEADIARTLAMFGGFTEGLQLFASFAMLMNFPRQNKMKGMGQIVSWSVRDESLHCDGIIKLYHAFNKETGCVTPAVADDIVECCRTVVGLEDKFIDLAFEAGEVQGMTPGDIKQYIRFIADWRLRQLKLPELYGIKENPLPWLQSLLSGVEHANFFEARATEYSKAATTGAWHGADGVWGEFDKLMARRDMSMVAG, from the coding sequence ATGAACGCTCACGTCTCGATCAAGCCCGCCCTGCCTGGCCTGCTGACCCCCTCGGCGGCCTACAAGCCGTTCCGCTATCCGTGGGCGTTCGACATGTGGAAGAAGCAGCAGCAGGTCCACTGGATGCCCGAAGAGGTGCCGCTGGGCGAGGACTGCAAGGACTGGGCGGCGAACCTGAACGACAGGGAGCGCAACCTGCTGACGCAGATCTTCCGCTTCTTCACCCAGTCGGACATCGAGGTCGCCGACAACTACATGGAAAAATACGGTCGGGTGTTCAAGCCGACCGAGGTGAAGATGATGCTGTCGTCCTTCGCCAACATGGAGACCATCCACATCGCGGCCTATGCCCTGCTGCTGGAAACCATCGGCATGCCCGAGAGCGAGTTCGGGGCCTTCATGGAATACGAGGCCATGCGGGACAAGCACAACTATATGGGCCAGTTCGGGGTCGAGACCGAGGCCGACATCGCCCGGACGCTCGCCATGTTCGGCGGCTTCACCGAGGGGCTGCAGCTGTTCGCCTCCTTCGCGATGCTGATGAACTTCCCGCGCCAGAACAAGATGAAGGGCATGGGCCAGATCGTGTCCTGGTCGGTCCGCGACGAGAGCCTGCACTGCGACGGCATCATCAAACTGTACCACGCCTTCAACAAGGAAACGGGCTGCGTCACGCCCGCCGTGGCCGACGACATCGTCGAATGCTGCCGCACCGTGGTCGGTCTGGAGGACAAGTTCATCGACCTGGCCTTCGAGGCCGGCGAGGTCCAGGGCATGACGCCCGGGGACATCAAGCAGTACATCCGCTTCATCGCCGACTGGCGCCTGCGCCAGCTGAAGCTGCCCGAGCTCTACGGCATCAAGGAAAACCCTCTGCCCTGGCTGCAATCGCTGCTCAGTGGCGTCGAGCACGCCAACTTCTTCGAGGCGCGCGCCACCGAATACTCCAAGGCCGCCACCACCGGCGCCTGGCACGGCGCCGACGGCGTCTGGGGCGAGTTCGACAAGCTGATGGCCCGCCGCGACATGAGCATGGTCGCGGGTTAG